TCGGCACCGTTCCGGCCGAGGTGTCCGTCGCCTACCGCTTCGGTCTGGCGGCTGCGTTGCTTTTCGCTTGGTGCGCCTTCCGCCGCCTGCCGCTGCGCTACCCCGCCCGCGTCCACAGCACCTTTGCCCTGCAGGGCCTGCTGCTCTTCGGCCTCAACTACGTGCTGGTTTACTTCGCCGAAGAACAGATCAGCTCCGGCCTCGTCGCGCTCATCTTCTCGCTGCTGGTCTTCTGCAACATCGCGGCCGCCCGCCTCTTCTTCGGCACCCGCATCCGCCCCGCGACCGTGGCGGGAGCCTTGCTGGGCTTCGCCGGGGTCGTGCTGGTGCTGTTGCCGGAGATTCGCACCAGCCACGCCAGCGGCAGTGTGATGCTCGGTGCCATGCTCGCCGGCCTGTCCACGATCTCCGCCTCTCTCGGCAACATCATGGCCGCCCACCATCAGCGCCGCAACTTGCCCATCCTGCAGGCCAACGCCTTCAGCATGCTCTACGGCGCGGTCCTGGTGGCGCTCTACGCCGCGGCGCGCGGCCAGGCCTTCACCTTCGATCCCTCCTTCGCCTACATCAGCTCGCTGCTCTACCTGGCGTTTTTTGGCTCCGTCGTCGCCTTCGGGGCCTACCTCACCCTGGTCCGCCACATCGGGGCCGACCGCGCCGGCTACACCGCCGCCGCCATCCCCATCGTCGCCATCGTGCTCTCCACCCTCTTCGAAGGCCTGCAATGGCACCTCGCCACCTTCGCCGGTGTCGCCCTCAGCATCGCCGGCACCGTCCTCGTCCTCCGCACCAAATCCACCCCACCCCCAACCCCCGCCCCAACAAAGTTGTCACCCATTAGGTGACAATTTTACAATTAAACCCAGCCCATAGATTTCACTTTTGGTTTATAGGTAGCTTTTTACACGTTTCCCTACAAATTTCCGCCTCGAAAAACGTGTCACCTATTAGGTGACACGTTTGCCGGGCCGTCGGGGCGAATGGGGGCTGGTGCGGGCCGGGCGGATGGCTAGGGTGAGGCTTTGTTTTCGGCTGGGCGCGGTCTGGTTCCGCTCGGCCTTGTTTTTGCTCCGCTTTGACTTCCGTTCGCCATGTCCTCCTCCGCCTCACCGCTTCGCATTCTGTTTGTCTGCATGGGCAATATCTGTCGCTCGCCGGCCGGTGAGGGCGTGCTGATCCGCGTGGTCGCCGAAGCCGGACTAGCCGACCGCATTTCCATCGATTCCGCCGGCACCATCGGCATGCACGCGGGAGAACGCGCCGATGCGCGCATGCGCCGCGCCGCCGCCCAACGCGGCTACGATCTGACCAGCCGCGCCCGGCAGTTCACCGCCGACGATTTTGCCGACTTCGACCTCATCCTGACCATGGACGAGGACAACCGCCGCAACGTGTTGGCGCTCGCCGCCACCGCGGCCGACCGCGCCAAGGTGCGGGCTTTTTGTAGCTTCTGCTCCGAGCACGACGAGACCGAGGTGCCCGACCCCTACTACGGCGGCCCGCAGGGCTTCGAGCACGTGCTCGATCTGCTAGAGGATGGCTGTGCCGGCGTGCTCGCGTGGGCCCGCCAGCAGCTGGATATCTGAGCCGCCCCCGCCCGGCGCGCAGGGTTTTCCGTCCTATATGGCTCATATTTAGCGAGTTCCGTCGCGGATCTTGGCGCAAAAGGCACTCGAAGGTTGCCCCCCACAGGGATGGGTGAATCTTTGTCATCCTCGCATCGCGCGAATCGTTCCGCCTTCCAGCCTTCCAACTTTCCTCGAAACCACCTTTCGCCTGCGGCCCTGAGCTTCGGCTCGCCGGCCCGTGACCCTGTCTGCGGCGGCATCCTTGCCCGCCTCGTTTGTTGAGGGTCCCAGGCACTCGAGGACAACCGGAACGTCGCGCCGACCTCGTCGGCGCATCTTTGGCGGCACGTGGTATCCATGCATCCACTGACCTAAAAACCCATGAAGCTTATCCGCCTTCTTCCCGTTCTCTCCGGCCTCTGCGGCGCGGCGCTCTGCCTACCCGCCGCGGCGCAGGACGCTGCAACCACGGCCGAGGTCGAGGCTCTCAAAGCCGAAGTCGCTCGCCTCCAGGCCGAGCTGAGCCAAGCCCAAGCCGCGCTCGCCGCCCACGAAACGGCCGCCGGCTCCGCCAGTGTCGCCGCAACCATGGCGCCCGACCCCGAGCCGGATCCGGCCCCCGCGACGAAACCGCTCTTCCCGGCCCTCGAAGGTCTGCGCATCGGTGGCGCCGTGCGCGTGAATTACTACGGCGGCGACTACACCGACAACAGCCCCGCCACCGCCGCCGACGCGGCCGGCAACGGCGCGGTCGCGCTCGACACCTTTCGTGTGAATGTCGACTACGCCCGCGGCCCGTGGAGTGCCAAAGCCGAATACCGCATGTTCCGCGGCTACTACGGCAACGACAGCTACCACTTCCTACACACCGGCTGGATCGGCTACGAATTCGAGAACGCCGACACCCTGCAAGTCGGCGTCAACCGCGTGCCCTTCGGCCCCGGCCCCTACGGCATCTCCCAGAGTTGGTTCTTTGACCAACATTACTACGTCGGCCTCGCCGACGATATGGACCTCGGCGTGAAATACAGCGGCACGCGCGGCGACTGGGACTTCGACGTCGCCTACTACGTGTCCGACGAGGGCTCCTGGTCCGGCTCCACCCGCGACAGTGCCCGCTACTCCTACGACGTCGTCAACGAATCCGGCTCGGGCTACGGCGAGCGCAACCAGTTCAACGCCCGCGCCATCCGCCACTTCACCGCCGGCGAGTGGAGCTTCGACGTCGGTGCCTCCGCCCAATGGGGCCAGCTGCACAGCTACGGCCCGCAGGATGACGGCGATCACTACGCCTTCTCCTTCCACCCCACCGCCCGCTGGCAGAACTGGACGTTCGCCGCCCAGCTCACCACCTACCGCCTCAACGTCGACGCCGCCCAACCGCTCGGCACCGACACGTTGGTGCAGTTTGGCGCCTACGACTTCCCGACAACCCTCGCCGCCGACGCCTGGCTCGGCTCGGCCTCGCTGAGCTACACCCTGCAGACCCCGACCATCGCCTGGCTCGACTACCTCGTGCCCTACCTCGAATACAGCTCGATCAACAAGCGCGAGGCCGGCTTCAACGACAGCGAGCTGCTCACCTACGGCGTCGCCTGGGCGCACGGCGGCTGGTA
This portion of the Actomonas aquatica genome encodes:
- a CDS encoding DMT family transporter, whose amino-acid sequence is MNTVGLFLTSVLIWGSTWLVITFQLGTVPAEVSVAYRFGLAAALLFAWCAFRRLPLRYPARVHSTFALQGLLLFGLNYVLVYFAEEQISSGLVALIFSLLVFCNIAAARLFFGTRIRPATVAGALLGFAGVVLVLLPEIRTSHASGSVMLGAMLAGLSTISASLGNIMAAHHQRRNLPILQANAFSMLYGAVLVALYAAARGQAFTFDPSFAYISSLLYLAFFGSVVAFGAYLTLVRHIGADRAGYTAAAIPIVAIVLSTLFEGLQWHLATFAGVALSIAGTVLVLRTKSTPPPTPAPTKLSPIR
- a CDS encoding low molecular weight protein-tyrosine-phosphatase, translated to MSSSASPLRILFVCMGNICRSPAGEGVLIRVVAEAGLADRISIDSAGTIGMHAGERADARMRRAAAQRGYDLTSRARQFTADDFADFDLILTMDEDNRRNVLALAATAADRAKVRAFCSFCSEHDETEVPDPYYGGPQGFEHVLDLLEDGCAGVLAWARQQLDI